TGCAACATACGGGATGACTTTGGCCAATAACGGTGAACGTTTAGCACCGCATATTGTGGAGGGCATCTATGAAACTAACTCTGAAGGTGGCATGGGTAAACTTGTTAAAAATATCACGCCTAAAATTATGGACAAAGTAAATATTACCCCAGAAAATATGGATGTCCTACATAACGGGATGTATCAGGTTGTTCACGGGAATGACTTTGTAAACGGGCAAATCGGTGCTACAGGTTACTACATGCGTCCTTCACAAGGCGCTCAAGTTTCCATTTCTGCCAAAACCGGTACTGCCGAGGTAACCTATGTGGCTCCAGATGGCACAAGCGTGCCCGTAACAGTAAACAATGTTGTCGCTTATGCGCCAACAGAAAATCCGCAAATTTCTATCGGTGTTATGGTTCCGCAAACGACGGTTAAAGAAGGTGGTGTGACCTCGAAGATTGGTCAAAATATCACACGTGAAATCACTAACCTCTATAACTCTATGTATCATTTTAAATAAAATAAAAAACCAGCTCAATGAGAGCTGGTTTTAATTTAAGCTTTTTTGACTAAAAAGTAGCTATAACGAATCAAAACGTAAGCAACTGCAAAGAAGGCAATCACAAGTTCTATCACGGAGAGAGGAGTGAGTAAGGCTGTGAAGGCAGGATAACTTTGAGCCATAAGATGAACTGCAGTAGCAGAAATGACCAATGGGAAGGTAAAGGCAGCGTAGCTTGGATAAAAAGGGAGCCGGAGCAAAGGGATAACGAGCACCACAGTTGCAAGATAAATCAACTGTGAAAGCAAGAATAAACAGAGTACAAAAAGATTTGATTTGCTTTCTGTCACAGTGAGATAGGCTGCTAAACAGAGAGATCCTGGCGCTGTAAGAATGGTGATGAGCGGAAGAGTCGACTCATGCATTTTCTTGAAAATAAAGATACGATGTGTGATAATCGGGAGCAATATAAAATAGAAGAGAAGCGCAGGCCAAAGCACGATACGGCCAATTTCTATATTAAATACTGTTGCTGTATTGGGGATAACCCCCAAGCCCACAAAGGTAATAAACCAGCTCGGGTAGACATGGACCATTCCAACCTTTTGCGGTAAGATGTGAAGAGCAACAAAATAAGCCATTAAGAGAAAATGCAGGAAAATAGCACACAACCAAATGAAGTAAACCAGACTTGAGTGGGGGAAAATCCTATTGAGAAAGACACAAATGACCATCCAAGCCATGGTGAAAGTGGGGGAAACTGAGCCAACGATAGGATCTTTAAGAGCTTCCAGTAGATGGCGCATCGTAAAAATTAGTTTCAACATGATGAGAAACATAAAAAAGAGACCCACAAGGTCAAAAATATTTCCTAGAAATGTGAATCCTTTGGAATAAAGTAGATTTCCTAAGGAGACCATACCTAAAATTAGGCCACAAATAGGGATAGGGATTTTTTTCAAAAAATTTAAAAATACTTGTTTCATTGAGAACTCCTAGTATGTACAT
This window of the Lactococcus garvieae subsp. garvieae genome carries:
- a CDS encoding TDT family transporter — encoded protein: MKQVFLNFLKKIPIPICGLILGMVSLGNLLYSKGFTFLGNIFDLVGLFFMFLIMLKLIFTMRHLLEALKDPIVGSVSPTFTMAWMVICVFLNRIFPHSSLVYFIWLCAIFLHFLLMAYFVALHILPQKVGMVHVYPSWFITFVGLGVIPNTATVFNIEIGRIVLWPALLFYFILLPIITHRIFIFKKMHESTLPLITILTAPGSLCLAAYLTVTESKSNLFVLCLFLLSQLIYLATVVLVIPLLRLPFYPSYAAFTFPLVISATAVHLMAQSYPAFTALLTPLSVIELVIAFFAVAYVLIRYSYFLVKKA